Proteins from one Thermococcus bergensis genomic window:
- a CDS encoding 6-pyruvoyl trahydropterin synthase family protein: MKARIREKFVFDAAHAVTINGEPEEIHGHTFRGEIVIEGEIKDGYIMDFLELRKILDSAIAPLRHKNLNVLFENPTTENIALWIAERIRENLPKDIKLHKIVLWEGDENGVEFEF, from the coding sequence ATGAAAGCGAGGATTAGAGAAAAGTTCGTGTTTGATGCAGCTCATGCGGTAACGATAAACGGGGAGCCTGAAGAGATTCACGGCCACACATTCAGAGGCGAAATTGTCATTGAAGGAGAAATAAAAGATGGTTACATAATGGATTTTCTGGAGCTTAGAAAGATTTTGGACAGTGCAATTGCTCCGCTAAGACATAAAAATCTAAACGTGCTTTTCGAAAACCCCACAACCGAGAACATCGCCCTCTGGATTGCCGAGAGAATTAGGGAAAACCTACCCAAAGATATTAAGCTGCACAAAATCGTCCTGTGGGAAGGAGATGAAAATGGGGTTGAGTTTGAGTTTTAA
- a CDS encoding nicotinate phosphoribosyltransferase yields the protein MKDFYIAHEDDIKSGKTTDVYFIRTKKVLEEKGIHKKVFADITTTSLPKGWKWGVLAGVEEVAKLLEGHPVNVYSMPEGTIFHPYEPVMQIEGYYEEFGIFETALLGMLSQASGIATAALRVKMAAKFKPVYSFGIRHMHPAIAPMIDRSAFIGGCDGVSGVLGAEMIGEKPVGTMPHALIITVGDQVKAWKYFDEVMPEEVPRVTLVDTFCDEKMEALMAAEALGEKLAAVRLDTPSSRRGNFKRIVEEVRWELDLRGYKHVKIFLSGGLNEESIKELADIADAFGVGGSIASAKPIDFSLDIVEVEGKPLTKRGKLSGRKQIYRCENGHYHRVPAEKKLEKCPVCGAKVEPLLKPLIENGEIVAELPKAREIREYVLEQAKKFGLTLE from the coding sequence ATGAAAGATTTTTACATAGCACATGAAGATGACATAAAATCGGGAAAAACTACTGACGTTTACTTTATCCGAACCAAGAAGGTGTTGGAAGAAAAAGGGATACACAAAAAAGTCTTTGCCGATATTACAACAACTTCCCTTCCAAAAGGCTGGAAGTGGGGAGTACTAGCTGGAGTGGAAGAAGTTGCAAAGCTCCTCGAAGGGCACCCTGTGAACGTTTATTCTATGCCCGAAGGAACGATATTTCATCCCTACGAACCCGTAATGCAGATTGAGGGCTACTACGAAGAATTTGGGATATTTGAAACCGCACTGCTCGGAATGCTGAGCCAAGCAAGTGGAATAGCAACAGCAGCCCTTAGAGTCAAAATGGCGGCAAAGTTCAAGCCTGTGTATTCTTTCGGCATAAGGCACATGCACCCCGCAATCGCCCCGATGATTGATAGAAGTGCCTTCATAGGCGGCTGCGATGGAGTTAGTGGCGTTTTAGGTGCAGAAATGATTGGCGAAAAACCTGTAGGAACAATGCCCCACGCGTTAATTATAACCGTCGGGGACCAGGTAAAGGCATGGAAATATTTCGATGAGGTCATGCCAGAAGAAGTTCCGAGGGTGACTCTCGTTGATACCTTCTGCGATGAAAAAATGGAGGCCCTAATGGCGGCCGAGGCTTTAGGAGAAAAGCTGGCCGCAGTGAGACTCGATACTCCAAGCTCAAGAAGGGGGAACTTCAAACGCATAGTAGAAGAAGTAAGGTGGGAGCTGGATTTAAGAGGTTACAAGCACGTTAAGATATTCCTGAGCGGAGGACTTAATGAGGAGAGCATTAAAGAGCTCGCTGACATAGCAGATGCATTCGGTGTTGGAGGAAGCATTGCAAGTGCAAAGCCTATAGACTTCTCCCTCGACATTGTTGAGGTCGAAGGAAAGCCCTTGACCAAGAGAGGAAAGCTGAGCGGCAGGAAACAGATATACAGGTGTGAAAATGGCCACTACCATAGAGTTCCAGCAGAGAAAAAGCTTGAAAAGTGTCCTGTTTGTGGAGCAAAGGTTGAACCATTGCTAAAACCACTAATTGAGAACGGAGAAATAGTTGCAGAATTACCAAAAGCAAGAGAGATTAGAGAATACGTCCTTGAGCAGGCAAAGAAGTTTGGTTTAACACTTGAATAG
- a CDS encoding ferredoxin, whose product MKVSVDKDTCIGCGVCASICPDVFEMDDDGKAKAIVPETDLECAKEAAESCPTGSITVE is encoded by the coding sequence ATGAAGGTTAGTGTTGATAAGGACACATGCATTGGATGTGGAGTTTGCGCAAGCATCTGCCCAGATGTCTTTGAGATGGATGACGATGGAAAAGCTAAGGCAATTGTGCCTGAAACCGATCTCGAATGTGCAAAAGAGGCAGCAGAGAGCTGCCCAACAGGATCAATAACAGTCGAGTGA
- a CDS encoding ferredoxin, with protein MAQWKVRVDQDVCIGDAICASLCPDIFEMNDEGKSQPKVEIIGEDLIDCAREAAEACPVSCIYIEEI; from the coding sequence ATGGCCCAGTGGAAGGTTAGGGTTGATCAAGATGTTTGTATAGGAGACGCTATCTGTGCAAGTCTCTGCCCAGACATTTTTGAGATGAACGATGAGGGAAAGAGCCAACCAAAAGTTGAGATTATTGGAGAAGATCTCATTGATTGTGCCAGAGAGGCTGCCGAAGCTTGTCCTGTAAGCTGTATATACATTGAAGAGATTTGA
- the bpsA gene encoding N(4)-bis(aminopropyl)spermidine synthase has protein sequence MKAIVERVREKTSIPVYERTIENVLSAILASSDPWRIVDLSEEPLPLVVAVVEALHDLGYVEFKDGIILTQKGKELVEKYGIGKREDYTCRHCQGKTVELDAFRDLLEEFKEIVKNRPEPKHEFDQAYVTPETTVARVALMHTRGDLENKEVFVLGDDDLTSVALMLSGLPKRIAVLDIDDRLTKFIEKTAEEIGYSNVEIFTFDLRKPLPDYALRKFDTFITDPPETVDAVRAFVGRGIATLKGPGCAGYFGITRRESSVDKWHQVEKILITEFNVVITDIIRNFNEYVNWGYVEETRAWKLLPIKTMPTYNWYKSYMFRIQTIEGSRGYEEEITVGKELYDDEESSTT, from the coding sequence ATGAAGGCGATTGTCGAGAGAGTTAGAGAGAAAACATCAATACCCGTTTATGAGAGAACCATTGAAAATGTGTTGAGTGCAATTCTTGCGAGCAGCGATCCGTGGAGGATAGTAGACCTTAGCGAAGAACCACTTCCTCTCGTAGTTGCAGTGGTTGAAGCGCTTCACGATTTAGGCTACGTGGAGTTCAAAGATGGAATAATCCTTACCCAGAAGGGGAAGGAGCTCGTGGAGAAGTATGGGATTGGAAAGAGAGAAGACTACACCTGCAGGCACTGCCAAGGAAAAACAGTTGAACTTGATGCTTTTAGGGACCTCCTTGAGGAGTTCAAAGAAATAGTGAAAAACAGGCCCGAGCCAAAGCACGAGTTTGATCAGGCATATGTAACTCCCGAGACGACAGTTGCAAGGGTAGCCTTAATGCATACGAGGGGAGACCTTGAAAATAAGGAGGTCTTTGTCCTTGGAGATGACGACCTAACGAGCGTTGCCCTCATGCTTTCAGGCCTTCCAAAGAGGATTGCAGTCCTCGATATTGATGATAGACTCACAAAGTTCATTGAGAAAACTGCGGAGGAAATCGGCTACAGTAACGTGGAGATATTCACCTTCGACCTCAGAAAGCCTTTACCAGATTATGCCTTAAGGAAGTTCGATACTTTCATCACCGATCCTCCCGAGACAGTCGATGCTGTTAGGGCTTTTGTTGGAAGGGGAATTGCAACACTAAAGGGCCCAGGATGTGCAGGTTACTTCGGAATTACAAGAAGAGAAAGCTCAGTCGATAAGTGGCACCAGGTGGAAAAGATTCTCATAACAGAGTTCAACGTAGTTATAACTGACATAATAAGGAACTTTAATGAGTACGTCAACTGGGGATACGTGGAGGAAACGAGAGCGTGGAAACTCTTACCAATAAAGACCATGCCTACGTACAACTGGTACAAGAGCTATATGTTTAGAATTCAAACTATCGAGGGATCCAGGGGCTACGAAGAGGAAATTACAGTTGGCAAGGAACTATACGATGATGAGGAAAGCTCCACAACTTAA
- the dph5 gene encoding diphthine synthase, whose product MAIYFIGLGLYDEKDITLKGLEIARKCDLVFAEFYTSLLAGTDIRKIEEQIGKPIRLLNREDVELNFERIVLSEAKTKNVAFLTAGDPMVATTHADLRIRAKQMGVESYVIHAPSIYSAVAITGLQIYKFGKSATVAYPEKNWFPTSHYDTIKENKERGLHTLLFLDIKADKGRYMTANEAMEILLQVEEKKKEGVFTEDTFVVVLARAGSLNPTLKAGYVRDMMKEDFGKQPHVLIVPGKLHIVEAEYLVAFANAPKQILNEV is encoded by the coding sequence ATGGCGATATACTTTATAGGACTGGGACTTTATGATGAAAAGGACATCACCCTTAAGGGTCTAGAAATAGCGAGAAAGTGCGATTTGGTGTTTGCAGAATTTTACACCTCTCTCCTAGCCGGTACAGACATAAGGAAGATAGAAGAACAGATAGGAAAACCAATAAGACTACTAAACAGAGAAGACGTTGAGCTGAACTTTGAGAGGATAGTCCTCAGCGAGGCGAAAACCAAAAATGTTGCCTTTCTAACGGCAGGAGACCCGATGGTAGCGACAACTCATGCGGACTTAAGGATAAGGGCAAAGCAGATGGGAGTAGAGAGCTACGTTATCCATGCTCCCTCCATCTACTCTGCCGTTGCCATAACCGGACTTCAAATCTACAAATTTGGGAAGAGCGCCACCGTTGCCTACCCGGAAAAGAACTGGTTCCCAACCAGCCACTATGACACAATCAAAGAAAACAAAGAACGCGGTCTTCATACGCTTCTCTTCCTCGACATTAAAGCAGACAAAGGGAGGTACATGACTGCCAATGAGGCTATGGAGATCCTCCTACAGGTAGAGGAGAAGAAGAAAGAAGGAGTTTTTACCGAAGACACCTTTGTGGTCGTCCTAGCAAGAGCAGGTTCTCTGAACCCAACACTGAAAGCTGGCTATGTAAGAGATATGATGAAAGAAGACTTCGGAAAGCAGCCACACGTTTTAATAGTCCCTGGAAAGCTACACATAGTTGAGGCGGAGTATTTGGTAGCCTTTGCCAATGCTCCCAAGCAGATATTAAATGAAGTGTAG
- a CDS encoding NAD(P)-dependent malic enzyme has protein sequence MRISEEQRKKLGKDALEYHRNNFPGNGKIEVIPKVKVEDFYDLSLAYTPGVAEPCKAIANGESHEDYTSIPNTVAVVTDGSAILGLGNIGVLAGMPVMEGKCVLFKALAGVDAFPILVDSNDVDEIVNTIKLISKGFGGINLEDISAPRCFEIEERLKKDLDIPVFHDDQHGTAVVTLAGLMNALKLVGKDFGDIKVAISGAGAAGIAIAKLLHHVGVREIVTVDRKGIIHEGRDDLNPYKREVARFNIHNIEGDLSKALEGADVFIGVSTGNIVSGEMIKKMADDAVVFAMANPVPEIAPEKAKKAGARIVATGRSDYPNQINNVLGFPGIFRGALDVRAREITLNMNIAAAEAIASCVSDEELSEDYIIPTPFHPDVYPKEARAVAEQAVKDGVARRKVSGEWVEEHTRKLREFYQRYIAPINRERKKLHFI, from the coding sequence ATGAGGATTAGCGAAGAGCAAAGAAAAAAGCTTGGGAAGGACGCCCTTGAGTACCATCGAAACAACTTTCCGGGAAATGGAAAAATAGAGGTTATTCCGAAGGTCAAAGTTGAGGATTTCTATGATCTAAGCCTTGCATACACTCCGGGCGTTGCTGAGCCCTGTAAGGCTATAGCAAATGGGGAGAGCCACGAAGACTATACATCCATACCAAACACTGTGGCTGTGGTTACAGATGGCTCTGCGATACTTGGTTTGGGCAACATTGGAGTTTTAGCGGGCATGCCCGTGATGGAAGGCAAATGCGTTCTCTTCAAAGCCCTGGCTGGTGTGGATGCGTTCCCAATACTGGTGGACAGCAATGACGTGGATGAGATTGTAAACACAATTAAGCTGATTTCAAAGGGCTTTGGGGGCATAAACTTAGAGGACATCTCCGCTCCAAGGTGCTTTGAAATCGAGGAAAGGCTTAAGAAAGATCTCGACATCCCGGTCTTTCATGATGACCAGCACGGCACGGCCGTTGTGACCCTTGCAGGTTTAATGAACGCTCTCAAGCTTGTTGGAAAGGACTTTGGTGATATAAAGGTCGCCATAAGCGGCGCGGGCGCTGCAGGAATTGCCATAGCGAAGCTTCTGCACCACGTAGGGGTTAGGGAAATAGTAACGGTTGACAGAAAAGGGATAATTCACGAGGGAAGGGACGACCTGAACCCATACAAAAGGGAAGTTGCAAGGTTTAACATCCACAACATTGAGGGCGACCTTTCAAAGGCGCTTGAGGGGGCTGATGTTTTCATAGGCGTAAGCACTGGAAATATCGTCAGCGGAGAGATGATCAAAAAGATGGCGGACGATGCAGTGGTTTTTGCAATGGCGAATCCGGTTCCGGAAATTGCGCCCGAAAAGGCCAAGAAAGCCGGGGCAAGAATAGTTGCAACTGGAAGAAGTGATTACCCAAACCAGATTAACAACGTCTTGGGCTTTCCGGGAATTTTTAGAGGGGCTTTGGATGTCAGGGCAAGGGAAATCACCCTGAACATGAACATAGCTGCGGCTGAGGCTATAGCGAGCTGTGTGAGCGATGAAGAGCTGTCAGAAGACTACATAATCCCCACCCCGTTCCATCCCGATGTGTATCCCAAGGAAGCGAGGGCAGTTGCTGAGCAGGCTGTAAAGGATGGGGTTGCAAGGAGAAAAGTCAGTGGAGAATGGGTGGAGGAGCACACAAGGAAGCTGAGGGAGTTTTACCAGCGTTACATTGCCCCAATAAACAGAGAAAGAAAAAAGCTACACTTCATTTAA
- a CDS encoding NCS2 family permease, with protein MRALERYFEFEKYRTDMRTEILAGITTFMTMAYILFVNPAILSDAMGKEAFNSLVAVTALAAGISTIIMGVYAKKPFALAPGMGLNAYFAYSVVLRMGYDWRVALAAVFVEGIIFILLTVTKVRSAIIHAIPLSQKYAIGAGIGLFLTFIGLNDVGLLTAVAGEDGVLKFTGLNASALGTKAGVLFLFGLFLAAVLISLRVKGALLISILTTSILGWISGAAPWPEHLFSTPDISYTFLKLDLQGLLNVGAIGVVFAFFMVDFFDTLGTVTGLSAKAGFLTREGKVPDAEKVLLTDAIGTTLGALLGTSTVTTYIESAAGIEEGGRTGMTALVTGLLFLAIGLFIAPIAQAIPAFATAPALVIVGYYMLSAIRGVDFDDATEAIPAFLVLITIPYTYSIADGIGMGFISYTIIKLFSGRGKEIHPLMYVLALIFMGYFAYLGGLF; from the coding sequence ATGAGGGCTCTTGAGAGGTATTTCGAGTTTGAGAAGTACAGAACGGATATGAGAACCGAAATTTTAGCAGGAATAACCACTTTCATGACAATGGCTTACATTCTCTTCGTAAACCCCGCAATCTTAAGCGATGCAATGGGAAAAGAGGCCTTTAACTCACTTGTGGCGGTAACGGCACTTGCGGCAGGAATTTCCACAATAATAATGGGTGTCTATGCAAAAAAGCCCTTTGCTCTGGCTCCGGGAATGGGGCTGAACGCTTACTTTGCCTACAGCGTTGTGCTCAGAATGGGTTACGACTGGAGAGTGGCACTTGCAGCCGTTTTTGTTGAGGGAATAATCTTCATACTTCTCACTGTCACCAAAGTTAGGAGTGCAATAATCCATGCAATCCCTCTAAGCCAGAAATACGCTATAGGAGCTGGAATAGGGCTGTTCCTTACATTTATAGGGCTCAACGATGTCGGCCTTCTCACTGCTGTTGCTGGCGAAGATGGTGTGCTTAAGTTCACCGGCCTCAACGCCTCAGCACTCGGGACAAAAGCAGGTGTTTTATTCCTCTTTGGACTGTTCTTAGCTGCAGTTCTCATAAGCCTCCGTGTAAAAGGAGCCCTGTTAATCTCAATCCTCACCACAAGCATTTTAGGGTGGATAAGCGGAGCAGCACCCTGGCCGGAACATCTCTTTTCAACTCCAGACATAAGCTACACCTTCCTAAAACTTGACCTTCAAGGCCTCCTTAACGTAGGGGCAATTGGTGTGGTGTTTGCATTCTTCATGGTAGACTTCTTCGACACCCTTGGAACAGTAACAGGGTTGAGTGCTAAGGCAGGCTTCCTGACAAGAGAAGGCAAAGTGCCAGATGCTGAGAAAGTCCTTTTGACGGATGCAATAGGCACAACACTTGGAGCACTCCTTGGAACTTCAACAGTAACAACGTACATAGAAAGCGCCGCTGGAATTGAAGAGGGCGGAAGAACAGGGATGACAGCCCTGGTGACAGGTCTGCTCTTCCTTGCCATAGGATTGTTCATAGCACCCATTGCGCAAGCAATTCCTGCTTTTGCTACCGCACCGGCTCTCGTTATAGTTGGTTACTACATGCTGAGCGCAATAAGAGGAGTTGACTTCGACGACGCAACCGAAGCTATCCCGGCGTTTCTAGTGCTTATCACAATACCCTACACATATTCAATAGCAGACGGAATAGGAATGGGCTTCATAAGCTACACGATAATAAAGCTGTTCAGCGGAAGAGGAAAAGAGATACACCCACTGATGTACGTATTGGCATTAATCTTCATGGGCTACTTTGCCTACTTAGGAGGACTCTTTTGA
- a CDS encoding metal-dependent transcriptional regulator, with protein sequence MEITKREEEYLETMYILQKNKGVIRVKDISKKLNVRPPSVVDALKKLNEKGLINYEKYDRIILTEKGLEIAKETYQKHVLLMKFFTEILGIPPEIAEEDACQFEHYVHEITAERMKEFAQYIQEHCPYVLKQFLKEHMEKEEAETQKSPPK encoded by the coding sequence GTGGAAATAACAAAGAGAGAGGAAGAGTACCTTGAGACTATGTACATACTTCAAAAGAATAAGGGTGTAATCAGGGTGAAGGATATTTCGAAAAAGCTGAACGTTAGGCCACCGAGTGTAGTTGATGCACTGAAAAAGCTAAATGAAAAAGGTTTGATAAATTATGAAAAGTACGATAGGATTATTTTAACCGAAAAAGGGCTTGAAATAGCTAAAGAGACCTACCAAAAGCACGTTCTCCTGATGAAGTTTTTCACCGAGATACTTGGAATTCCTCCAGAAATAGCGGAGGAAGATGCGTGCCAGTTTGAGCATTACGTTCATGAAATTACCGCTGAGAGGATGAAAGAGTTCGCACAGTATATCCAGGAGCATTGCCCCTATGTCCTCAAGCAATTTCTTAAAGAACACATGGAAAAAGAAGAAGCGGAAACTCAAAAGAGTCCTCCTAAGTAG
- a CDS encoding indolepyruvate oxidoreductase subunit beta, whose translation MEFNLIIAGVGGQGGLTLSRIIGNAAMKEGYNVRIGETLGMSQRYGSVLSYLRFGEEVYSPLIEEGEADLMLALEPAEALRNARFLNHKSHAIVNAYPVHTATTLVGKEKYPSLEEIRNALSKICAVEMENFQKEADKINPRTLGVLMLGFAYGKGLIPLKKESIIEGIQETLKPKLWDINIKAFERGIELAR comes from the coding sequence GTGGAGTTCAATCTTATAATCGCGGGAGTTGGGGGCCAGGGTGGGCTTACTCTGTCAAGAATTATCGGAAACGCTGCGATGAAAGAGGGGTACAATGTTAGAATAGGCGAAACCCTTGGTATGAGTCAGCGCTATGGCAGTGTGCTCAGCTATCTCCGATTTGGAGAGGAAGTTTATTCTCCCCTCATCGAAGAAGGGGAAGCGGATTTGATGCTTGCCCTCGAACCGGCTGAGGCCTTGAGGAATGCAAGGTTCCTAAACCATAAGAGCCATGCAATAGTAAACGCTTATCCCGTTCATACGGCCACAACATTGGTTGGAAAAGAGAAGTATCCGAGTCTTGAGGAAATACGCAACGCCCTTTCAAAGATATGTGCCGTTGAAATGGAGAACTTCCAGAAAGAGGCAGATAAGATAAACCCACGCACTCTGGGAGTGCTGATGCTTGGGTTCGCTTATGGTAAGGGCTTGATTCCACTAAAGAAAGAGAGCATTATAGAGGGGATTCAGGAAACACTAAAACCAAAGCTTTGGGATATCAACATTAAAGCATTTGAAAGGGGAATCGAACTTGCCAGATGA
- a CDS encoding class I SAM-dependent methyltransferase — MGFKEYYRKFKAYTDIDSKEYQRRLEELEPHLLRFLKEKGKVLDLACGVGGFSFLLEEYGFEVVGIDIDDEMIKKAREYAKEKNSKVEFIVGDARKLPFEDETFDYILLLGNTILHFSPRELSEVFKEVKRVLKKDGLLLINFIDMRELLSRVQMGTVVGEEYWISSVMIDDEEKSAVIEYKSEKNSFRIKLTVWGKTAVELLAKLYFTPIESVKLGEMSYLNVYKK, encoded by the coding sequence ATGGGATTCAAAGAGTACTATCGCAAATTTAAGGCATATACCGACATAGACTCCAAAGAATATCAAAGGAGACTAGAAGAACTTGAACCTCACTTGCTCAGGTTTCTAAAGGAAAAAGGGAAAGTTTTAGACTTAGCATGTGGCGTAGGGGGATTTTCCTTCCTTCTTGAAGAGTACGGCTTTGAGGTTGTGGGAATTGATATAGACGATGAGATGATTAAAAAAGCAAGAGAATACGCAAAAGAAAAAAATTCTAAGGTGGAATTTATTGTTGGGGACGCAAGAAAGCTGCCTTTTGAAGATGAAACGTTTGACTACATTCTCCTTCTTGGAAACACAATTTTGCATTTCTCACCCAGAGAACTCAGCGAAGTCTTTAAAGAAGTTAAGAGAGTCCTCAAAAAAGACGGACTGCTCTTGATAAACTTTATAGACATGAGAGAGCTCCTCTCGAGAGTCCAAATGGGAACTGTTGTTGGAGAGGAGTACTGGATAAGTAGCGTCATGATTGACGACGAAGAAAAAAGCGCCGTAATAGAGTATAAGAGTGAGAAAAATTCATTTAGGATAAAGCTCACGGTATGGGGAAAAACTGCCGTAGAGTTGCTTGCAAAACTTTACTTCACTCCCATAGAAAGCGTTAAGCTTGGTGAAATGTCATATCTAAATGTGTATAAAAAATAA
- the lysS gene encoding lysine--tRNA ligase, whose translation MVHWADYMAEKIIKERGDKEEYVVESGITPSGYVHIGNFRELFTAYIVGHALRDKGKKVRHIHMWDDYDRFRKVPKNVPKEWSEYLTMPVSEVPDPWGCHDSYADHFMSIFEEEVEKLGIEVDFLRASRLYKGGEYANEIRLALEKRSEIMEILNKFRDMAKQPHLPKDWQPIQIYCPKCRKEAEFVKWDGEWKVAYRCSHCGAEGETDIREGNVKLRWRVDWPMRWAHFKVDFEPAGKDHLAAGSSYDTGKEIVEKIFGWNAPMTLMYEFVGIKGQKGKMSGSKGNVILLSDLYEVLEPGVIRFIYARHRPNKEIKIDLGLGLLNLYDEFDSVERLYFGLEEAKNPEEAEELKRTYELSMPSLPSRLVAQAPFRFLVVLVQMPHLTEEKIIEILKEQGHVPAQLDEEDLNRIRLRIYLAKNWVEKYAPEDVKFELQEELPQIEISEEIKDALREVADWLEEREKFTVDEFNSIIFDAAKKRSIPSKKYFKVLYNLFIGKDRGPRLAPFLASLDKEFVIKRLRLEG comes from the coding sequence ATGGTGCATTGGGCAGACTATATGGCTGAAAAGATCATCAAAGAGAGAGGAGACAAAGAGGAGTATGTGGTAGAAAGCGGAATAACTCCCAGTGGTTACGTTCACATAGGGAACTTTAGAGAGCTTTTTACGGCTTACATCGTGGGGCATGCACTGAGGGACAAAGGGAAGAAGGTCAGGCACATTCACATGTGGGATGATTACGATCGCTTTAGAAAGGTACCAAAAAATGTCCCCAAGGAGTGGAGCGAATACCTAACCATGCCTGTGAGCGAAGTTCCAGACCCGTGGGGATGTCATGACAGCTATGCGGATCATTTTATGAGCATCTTTGAAGAAGAAGTTGAAAAGCTTGGGATTGAGGTTGATTTTCTAAGGGCAAGTAGGCTCTACAAGGGCGGGGAATACGCAAACGAAATTAGACTTGCCTTGGAAAAGAGAAGTGAAATAATGGAAATCTTGAACAAGTTTAGGGATATGGCAAAACAGCCCCATCTGCCGAAGGACTGGCAACCGATACAGATTTACTGTCCAAAGTGCAGAAAAGAAGCGGAGTTTGTTAAATGGGATGGTGAGTGGAAGGTCGCCTATAGGTGTTCTCACTGTGGCGCCGAGGGCGAGACCGACATAAGGGAGGGCAACGTCAAGCTCCGCTGGCGTGTTGATTGGCCAATGAGATGGGCGCATTTCAAAGTAGATTTTGAACCTGCTGGAAAAGACCACCTCGCAGCGGGAAGTTCATACGATACCGGAAAGGAGATAGTTGAGAAAATCTTTGGCTGGAATGCACCAATGACGCTCATGTATGAATTCGTTGGCATAAAGGGCCAAAAGGGCAAAATGAGCGGTAGCAAGGGCAACGTTATCCTACTAAGCGATCTCTATGAAGTTCTTGAGCCGGGTGTTATAAGGTTCATCTACGCAAGGCACAGGCCAAACAAGGAAATCAAGATTGATTTGGGGTTGGGCTTGCTGAATCTTTACGACGAGTTTGATAGTGTTGAGAGGCTGTACTTTGGCTTGGAGGAGGCCAAAAATCCCGAGGAAGCTGAAGAACTCAAGAGGACATACGAGCTTTCAATGCCTTCCCTGCCGAGCCGTCTGGTTGCTCAGGCCCCGTTTAGATTTCTCGTGGTGCTCGTCCAGATGCCCCACCTAACTGAAGAGAAAATAATTGAAATACTAAAAGAACAGGGTCACGTTCCGGCACAGCTTGACGAGGAAGACCTTAACAGAATTCGCCTCAGGATATATCTTGCCAAAAACTGGGTCGAAAAATATGCTCCGGAGGATGTTAAATTTGAGCTCCAGGAAGAACTCCCACAAATTGAGATAAGCGAAGAAATAAAAGATGCTCTCAGAGAAGTTGCAGATTGGCTTGAGGAAAGAGAAAAATTCACCGTCGATGAGTTTAATTCGATTATCTTTGACGCCGCCAAGAAGAGGAGCATCCCAAGCAAGAAGTACTTCAAAGTTCTCTACAACCTCTTCATAGGAAAAGACAGGGGGCCAAGACTTGCTCCGTTCCTTGCTTCACTTGATAAGGAATTCGTGATAAAGAGGCTTAGGCTTGAAGGTTGA
- a CDS encoding IS6-like element ISPfu5 family transposase, with amino-acid sequence MRTETIIYLLVSVLKTFRRNKIPAKKKTRAINLYLHGLSYRQVGTILEISHTTVWETVQKFAKAVYQPKILAVKKQRNFIAIDETVIKINGQKRFLWAAIDVESKEILAVWITSVRNWWIARDFILVVLKSCEGQPIFLVDKGPWYKSAFKSLGLDYLHVTFGPRNCVERWFRTVKERTKRFWNNFRARDWRRVHRFVFLFSFWYNFVRIHSRFGGPPGDVTEWLQEVIPQLS; translated from the coding sequence ATGAGGACTGAAACCATTATTTACTTACTGGTTTCAGTCTTAAAAACCTTTCGCCGGAACAAAATCCCAGCAAAAAAGAAAACCAGGGCAATAAACCTGTACCTGCACGGACTAAGTTACAGACAGGTAGGAACAATCCTCGAAATCAGCCACACAACAGTCTGGGAAACAGTCCAAAAATTCGCGAAAGCAGTTTACCAGCCGAAAATCCTCGCAGTCAAAAAACAGAGAAACTTCATCGCAATTGACGAGACAGTGATAAAGATCAACGGCCAGAAGAGATTTCTCTGGGCTGCAATCGACGTTGAGAGCAAAGAAATCCTAGCAGTATGGATTACAAGCGTTAGGAACTGGTGGATTGCCAGGGACTTCATTCTAGTTGTTTTGAAATCCTGCGAGGGACAGCCAATTTTCCTGGTTGACAAAGGGCCGTGGTATAAATCAGCGTTTAAATCTCTCGGGCTGGATTATCTGCATGTGACTTTCGGGCCGAGGAACTGTGTTGAGCGCTGGTTTAGGACTGTTAAAGAGAGAACAAAGCGTTTCTGGAATAACTTCAGGGCTAGAGACTGGAGGAGGGTTCACAGGTTTGTTTTTCTGTTTTCATTCTGGTATAATTTTGTTAGAATTCATTCTCGGTTTGGTGGACCGCCTGGTGATGTGACTGAATGGCTTCAGGAGGTGATACCCCAGTTATCCTGA